A part of Arachis hypogaea cultivar Tifrunner chromosome 12, arahy.Tifrunner.gnm2.J5K5, whole genome shotgun sequence genomic DNA contains:
- the LOC112730119 gene encoding F-box protein At2g35280-like, which translates to MAGSSQKGKMKVDVSVQHECLPNLLPREIWSSIATMVAWNSIQDLFNMKTSCKLFASACNSDAVYRHALVSVLPIDCFLDYSGRPAMTFLRRCTIAWNPAALFRVGMAHLFWCGHRRGGIQTLTEAAELGDVEACYISAMLLLSLGDKDENEIRRGFKFFGVIRKSGTVERCREVFTQVFAGPWSEIPPADPEEPVSCRSGNCRTCGTMDDVSNFSSVSCVQCLAEYKVRKFLGTIYV; encoded by the coding sequence ATGGCTGGAAGTTCCCAGAAGGGCAAAATGAAAGTGGACGTATCCGTTCAGCACGAATGTCTGCCGAATCTTCTTCCTCGCGAAATATGGTCGAGTATTGCCACGATGGTTGCATGGAATTCGATTCAGGATCTGTTCAACATGAAGACGAGTTGCAAGTTATTTGCATCTGCATGCAATTCCGACGCCGTGTACAGGCATGCCTTGGTGTCGGTGTTGCCGATTGATTGCTTCCTAGACTACTCTGGGCGGCCTGCAATGACATTTCTGCGTCGATGCACCATAGCGTGGAATCCGGCCGCTCTGTTCCGCGTAGGGATGGCTCATTTATTTTGGTGTGGCCACCGCAGAGGTGGTATACAGACCCTGACCGAGGCAGCAGAGTTGGGCGATGTGGAGGCCTGCTACATCTCTGCGATGCTGCTACTGTCGCTTGGTGACAAGGACGAGAATGAGATCCGCCGTGGATTCAAATTTTTCGGTGTGATCCGTAAGTCCGGCACAGTCGAAAGGTGCAGAGAGGTCTTCACGCAGGTGTTCGCGGGCCCGTGGTCGGAGATACCCCCGGCGGACCCAGAAGAGCCCGTGTCATGCCGTTCCGGCAATTGCCGTACCTGCGGAACCATGGATGATGTGAGCAATTTTTCCAGTGTATCGTGTGTGCAATGCCTGGCCGAATACAAGGTGCGGAAGTTCTTAGGGACTATTTACGTTTAA